One Equus asinus isolate D_3611 breed Donkey chromosome 26, EquAss-T2T_v2, whole genome shotgun sequence genomic window carries:
- the C5AR2 gene encoding C5a anaphylatoxin chemotactic receptor 2 isoform X1 produces the protein MVSAAWMENASLNYDYAHYDHLPDLPVDCADHACASTDPLGTAPLLLYAAVFLVGVPGNAMVAWVTGKEARQRAGVTWFLHLAVADLLCCGSLPILAVPIARGGHWPFGAVGCQALPSVILLSMYASVLLLAALSADLCLLALRPTWGTAARRMRRVRAACVAAWALALLLTIPSAIYRRLHQEHFPRRLECVVDYGGSVTAESTVTAIRFIFGFLGPLVVVASCHGALLCHVAQRRWPLGIAVVVGFFVCWAPYQMLGLVLAVAAPHSALLARALRAEPLVVGLALAHSCLNPVLFLYFGRAQLCRSLPAACRWALKESQSKDESVVSKKSTSHDLVSEMEV, from the coding sequence GTGTCCGCGGCCTGGATGGAGAACGCGTCCCTCAACTACGACTACGCGCACTACGACCACCTGCCCGACCTCCCCGTGGACTGCGCGGACCACGCCTGCGCCTCCACCGACCCCCTGGGCACCGCCCCGCTCCTGCTCTATGCCGCTGTCTTCCTGGTGGGGGTGCCGGGCAACGCCATGGTGGCCTGGGTGACCGGCAAAGAGGCCCGCCAGAGGGCGGGTGTCACCTGGTTCCTCCACCTGGCCGTGGCAGACCTGCTCTGCTGTGGCTCCCTCCCCATCCTGGCCGTGCCCATCGCCCGCGGGGGCCACTGGCCGTTCGGGGCCGTGGgctgccaggccctgccctccgtCATCCTGTTGTCCATGTACGCCAGCGTCCTGCTCCTGGCCGCGCTCAGCGCCGACCTCTGCCTGCTGGCCCTCAGGCCCACCTGGGGGACCGCGGCTCGGCGGATGCGCAGGGTGCGTGCGGCCTGTGTGGCAGCCTGGGCGCTGGCCTTGCTGCTGACCATCCCCTCGGCCATCTACCGCCGGCTGCACCAGGAGCATTTCCCACGCCGGCTGGAGTGCGTGGTGGACTACGGGGGCTCGGTCACGGCTGAGAGCACCGTGACCGCCATCCGGTTTATTTTCGGCTTCCTGGGGCCCCTGGTGGTCGTGGCCAGCTGCCACGGTGCCCTCCTGTGTCACGTGGCCCAACGCCGCTGGCCGCTGGGCATAGCCGTGGTGGTGGGGTTCTTTGTCTGCTGGGCCCCCTACCAGATGCTGGGGCTGGTCCTCGCCGTGGCTGCCCCACACTCCGcgctcctggcccgggccctgcGGGCTGAACCCCTGGTCGTGGGCCTTGCTCTTGCTCACAGCTGCCTCAATCCCGTGCTTTTCCTGTATTTCGGGCGGGCTCAGCTGTGCCGGTCACTGCCAGCTGCATGTCGCTGGGCCCTGAAGGAGTCACAGAGCAAGGATGAAAGTGTGGTCAGCAAGAAATCCACCAGCCATGACCTGGTCTCGGAGATGGAGGT
- the C5AR2 gene encoding C5a anaphylatoxin chemotactic receptor 2 isoform X2 — protein MENASLNYDYAHYDHLPDLPVDCADHACASTDPLGTAPLLLYAAVFLVGVPGNAMVAWVTGKEARQRAGVTWFLHLAVADLLCCGSLPILAVPIARGGHWPFGAVGCQALPSVILLSMYASVLLLAALSADLCLLALRPTWGTAARRMRRVRAACVAAWALALLLTIPSAIYRRLHQEHFPRRLECVVDYGGSVTAESTVTAIRFIFGFLGPLVVVASCHGALLCHVAQRRWPLGIAVVVGFFVCWAPYQMLGLVLAVAAPHSALLARALRAEPLVVGLALAHSCLNPVLFLYFGRAQLCRSLPAACRWALKESQSKDESVVSKKSTSHDLVSEMEV, from the coding sequence ATGGAGAACGCGTCCCTCAACTACGACTACGCGCACTACGACCACCTGCCCGACCTCCCCGTGGACTGCGCGGACCACGCCTGCGCCTCCACCGACCCCCTGGGCACCGCCCCGCTCCTGCTCTATGCCGCTGTCTTCCTGGTGGGGGTGCCGGGCAACGCCATGGTGGCCTGGGTGACCGGCAAAGAGGCCCGCCAGAGGGCGGGTGTCACCTGGTTCCTCCACCTGGCCGTGGCAGACCTGCTCTGCTGTGGCTCCCTCCCCATCCTGGCCGTGCCCATCGCCCGCGGGGGCCACTGGCCGTTCGGGGCCGTGGgctgccaggccctgccctccgtCATCCTGTTGTCCATGTACGCCAGCGTCCTGCTCCTGGCCGCGCTCAGCGCCGACCTCTGCCTGCTGGCCCTCAGGCCCACCTGGGGGACCGCGGCTCGGCGGATGCGCAGGGTGCGTGCGGCCTGTGTGGCAGCCTGGGCGCTGGCCTTGCTGCTGACCATCCCCTCGGCCATCTACCGCCGGCTGCACCAGGAGCATTTCCCACGCCGGCTGGAGTGCGTGGTGGACTACGGGGGCTCGGTCACGGCTGAGAGCACCGTGACCGCCATCCGGTTTATTTTCGGCTTCCTGGGGCCCCTGGTGGTCGTGGCCAGCTGCCACGGTGCCCTCCTGTGTCACGTGGCCCAACGCCGCTGGCCGCTGGGCATAGCCGTGGTGGTGGGGTTCTTTGTCTGCTGGGCCCCCTACCAGATGCTGGGGCTGGTCCTCGCCGTGGCTGCCCCACACTCCGcgctcctggcccgggccctgcGGGCTGAACCCCTGGTCGTGGGCCTTGCTCTTGCTCACAGCTGCCTCAATCCCGTGCTTTTCCTGTATTTCGGGCGGGCTCAGCTGTGCCGGTCACTGCCAGCTGCATGTCGCTGGGCCCTGAAGGAGTCACAGAGCAAGGATGAAAGTGTGGTCAGCAAGAAATCCACCAGCCATGACCTGGTCTCGGAGATGGAGGT